The Halorhabdus sp. BNX81 genome includes a region encoding these proteins:
- the amrS gene encoding AmmeMemoRadiSam system radical SAM enzyme, with the protein MSTFDDAAGVPAELVVETDDGLQCTACAHRCTLSPGQAGICDVRKNVDSELRLLTYGQVFDRPTGPPGTADPIEKKPLYHFHPTSRVLSFGGVSCNFACEFCQNNHISFAGPEDLELREVSPEEAVESARTQDCEGVAWTYNEPTIYAEYVRDGAKLAKADGRYTVIVTNGYFTEEFIDEVGPYLDAANVDVKGFRDRPHVKHMGAKLEPTLRGAELAHDAGIHVEITYLTIPDLNDEPGEIREFAEWVRDELDQSVPIHFTRFHPDHEMRDRPATPVETLERAAEIAREVGLEFVYVGNVPGHADNDTRCPDCGTTWIRRNGFRASVEVNLDGTCDCGREIDVVV; encoded by the coding sequence ATGTCCACGTTCGACGACGCGGCGGGCGTCCCTGCCGAGCTGGTCGTCGAAACCGACGACGGCCTGCAGTGTACGGCCTGTGCCCACCGGTGTACGCTCTCGCCCGGCCAGGCCGGTATCTGTGACGTGCGAAAGAACGTCGACAGCGAGTTGCGCCTGCTGACCTATGGACAGGTGTTCGACCGACCGACCGGTCCGCCGGGGACGGCCGATCCGATCGAGAAGAAACCGCTCTATCACTTCCACCCGACGAGTCGCGTGCTGAGCTTCGGCGGCGTCTCCTGTAACTTCGCCTGTGAGTTCTGTCAGAACAACCACATATCCTTTGCCGGCCCTGAGGATCTCGAACTGCGGGAGGTCTCCCCTGAGGAGGCGGTCGAGAGTGCACGAACACAGGACTGTGAGGGCGTCGCCTGGACGTACAACGAGCCGACGATCTACGCCGAGTACGTCAGGGATGGAGCCAAACTGGCGAAAGCGGACGGCCGCTACACGGTGATCGTCACAAACGGCTACTTCACCGAGGAGTTCATCGACGAAGTGGGTCCGTATCTCGATGCAGCCAACGTCGACGTCAAGGGGTTCCGGGATCGCCCGCACGTCAAGCACATGGGCGCGAAGCTGGAGCCCACTCTCAGGGGGGCGGAGCTGGCACACGACGCCGGTATCCACGTCGAGATCACCTATCTCACCATTCCGGACCTCAACGACGAGCCCGGGGAGATCCGCGAGTTCGCCGAGTGGGTGCGGGACGAACTCGATCAGTCGGTTCCGATCCACTTCACCCGCTTCCATCCGGATCACGAGATGCGCGATCGGCCCGCGACGCCGGTCGAGACGCTCGAACGCGCGGCGGAGATCGCCCGCGAGGTGGGCCTGGAATTCGTCTACGTCGGCAACGTTCCCGGCCACGCCGACAACGACACCCGCTGTCCCGATTGTGGGACAACGTGGATCAGGCGCAACGGGTTCCGGGCGAGCGTCGAGGTAAATCTCGACGGCACGTGTGACTGTGGTCGCGAGATAGACGTGGTGGTCTGA
- a CDS encoding hemolysin family protein, whose protein sequence is MSLGGLVAMVDVSRGMITGVGALAVVILVVFSAFFASSEIAIFSLADHRIATLVEDEVRGAKTLSVLKSDPRRLLVTILVGNNIANIGMSAITTGLLGLYVDPGQSVLIATFGVTSIVLLFGESAPKSYAVDHSESWALRIARPLRRLQQLMYPLVAVFDVLTDGVNRLMGSKEDFERAYVTRSEVREVVTAGQRAGVFTEAEHRMLQRLLRFHNRIVKETMVPRLDVVAIDAETDVETAIETCLESEFNELPVYEGVLDTVVGTVHVRDLVDARFNREDSSVRSVASEPLVVPETKDVDELLTELRERRGRMAIVVDEYGTTSGIVTIEDIIEEIIGEVLAESETAPVRWLDDETAIVRGELNIHEANEALGTDLPETGTFESVAGLIMSQTGRLVDEGDQVTYGGVDLTAETVANNRLLEVRVDLSNHGRNEIEPGDT, encoded by the coding sequence ATGAGTCTCGGGGGGCTGGTGGCAATGGTCGACGTATCCCGGGGGATGATCACTGGCGTCGGAGCGCTTGCCGTCGTGATCCTCGTGGTGTTCTCGGCGTTTTTCGCGTCCTCGGAGATCGCCATCTTCTCGCTGGCCGACCACCGGATCGCGACGCTGGTCGAGGACGAGGTTCGCGGCGCGAAGACGCTATCCGTTTTGAAATCCGATCCGCGTCGGTTGCTGGTGACGATTCTCGTCGGGAACAACATCGCCAACATCGGGATGTCCGCCATCACGACTGGATTGCTGGGACTGTACGTCGATCCCGGTCAGTCGGTGTTGATCGCCACGTTCGGCGTGACGTCGATCGTGTTGCTGTTTGGCGAGAGCGCGCCCAAATCCTACGCCGTCGACCACAGCGAATCGTGGGCACTGCGGATCGCCCGTCCACTGCGCCGCTTACAGCAACTGATGTACCCGCTCGTGGCGGTCTTCGACGTGCTCACGGACGGCGTCAACCGACTCATGGGGAGCAAAGAGGACTTCGAGCGGGCGTACGTCACGCGATCGGAAGTCCGGGAAGTGGTTACGGCCGGGCAACGGGCGGGCGTGTTCACTGAAGCCGAACACCGGATGCTCCAGCGGCTGCTTCGCTTTCACAATCGGATCGTCAAGGAAACGATGGTTCCACGGCTGGATGTCGTCGCTATCGACGCCGAGACGGACGTCGAAACGGCGATCGAGACGTGTCTGGAGAGCGAGTTCAACGAGCTTCCGGTGTACGAGGGTGTCCTCGATACGGTCGTCGGGACCGTTCACGTTCGGGATCTGGTCGACGCGCGATTCAATCGCGAGGATTCGTCAGTTCGCTCCGTTGCCAGCGAGCCGCTCGTCGTCCCGGAGACCAAAGACGTCGACGAACTGTTGACGGAGTTGCGCGAGCGACGGGGCCGGATGGCGATCGTCGTCGACGAGTACGGAACGACGTCGGGGATCGTGACCATCGAGGACATCATCGAGGAGATCATCGGGGAAGTACTGGCGGAGAGCGAAACGGCCCCGGTCCGCTGGCTCGACGACGAGACAGCGATCGTCCGAGGCGAACTCAACATCCACGAAGCGAACGAAGCACTCGGCACTGATCTCCCCGAAACCGGGACGTTCGAATCAGTCGCGGGGCTGATCATGAGTCAGACCGGGCGTCTCGTCGACGAGGGTGATCAGGTGACCTACGGCGGGGTCGACCTGACCGCCGAAACGGTGGCGAACAACCGCCTCCTGGAAGTCCGGGTCGATCTGTCGAACCACGGGAGAAACGAAATCGAACCTGGAGACACCTGA
- a CDS encoding L-lactate dehydrogenase, which produces MANQAVKGKVAIIGAGDVGATTAYALMMSGSVSEIALVDIDHEKAEGEAMDLRHGAAFVKPVNIYAGDYEDAHDADVVIIAAGASQKPGETRLELLERNVDIFHDMVPRITDGLADDAVVLVVANPVDVLSYVTWKISDLPRHRVIGTGTVLDTSRFRNVLSKNCNVDARNIHAYVIGEHGDSEVLVWSATHMAGVKFDDYCPVCEQDCDLNNRDLIAEEVQGAAYEIIERKGATYYAIGLATTEIVESIIRDENSILTVSTLMDGQYGLEDVYLSLPAVVNRGGIRRVVDLDLNDHEREQFIESGELLSEEIAKLDI; this is translated from the coding sequence ATGGCGAACCAAGCAGTCAAGGGAAAAGTTGCGATCATCGGGGCCGGCGACGTCGGTGCGACGACCGCCTATGCACTCATGATGAGTGGGTCAGTCTCCGAGATCGCACTCGTCGATATCGACCACGAAAAGGCCGAAGGCGAAGCCATGGACTTGCGTCACGGCGCTGCCTTCGTCAAGCCGGTCAACATCTACGCCGGTGATTACGAGGATGCACACGATGCAGACGTCGTCATCATCGCGGCCGGCGCGAGTCAGAAGCCGGGCGAGACCCGGCTCGAACTGCTCGAACGGAACGTCGACATCTTCCACGACATGGTGCCCCGCATCACCGACGGGCTCGCCGATGACGCCGTCGTTCTCGTGGTCGCCAACCCCGTCGACGTGCTTTCGTATGTCACCTGGAAGATTTCTGATCTCCCCCGACACCGAGTCATCGGAACCGGGACGGTACTGGACACCTCCCGGTTCCGGAACGTCCTCAGCAAGAACTGCAACGTCGACGCCCGGAACATCCACGCCTACGTTATCGGCGAACACGGCGATAGCGAGGTGCTCGTCTGGAGTGCGACCCACATGGCCGGCGTTAAATTCGACGACTACTGTCCCGTCTGTGAGCAGGACTGTGACCTCAACAACCGGGACCTGATCGCCGAGGAAGTGCAGGGTGCGGCCTACGAGATCATCGAACGCAAAGGGGCAACGTACTACGCGATCGGACTGGCGACGACCGAGATCGTCGAGAGTATCATCCGTGACGAGAACTCGATCCTGACAGTGTCGACACTGATGGACGGCCAGTACGGCCTCGAAGACGTCTACCTGAGTCTCCCCGCCGTCGTCAATCGCGGCGGTATCCGACGGGTCGTCGACCTCGACCTCAACGACCACGAGCGCGAACAGTTCATCGAGTCCGGCGAACTACTCAGCGAAGAGATCGCCAAACTCGACATCTGA
- a CDS encoding NAD(P)H-binding protein, producing MRVLVTGATGFVGSSLVPALREAGHDVVAMTRDASAYAPPDGVDVVEGDLLEPESLSLPDGIDAAYYLVHSLETGTSFADRDRRAAENFVEAADGADIARTIYLGGLGEAGDELSEHLKSRQEVEAVLDSGDFDLTTLRAAIIVGDGSASFRMVRQLVDRLPVMIAPRWLHTECQPIAIDDVVAYLVGVLERPETAGNTYEIGGPEILTYRDMLEKTAEILGKRRYIVPVPVLTPRLSSYWVEFVTDVPKAISRPLILGLKNPVVVTDASIEEIITLDKTSFEDAVRRAFASESGE from the coding sequence ATGCGCGTACTGGTCACCGGAGCGACTGGATTCGTCGGTAGCTCACTCGTCCCTGCGCTCCGTGAGGCGGGCCACGATGTCGTCGCGATGACGCGAGACGCGAGTGCGTACGCTCCTCCCGACGGCGTCGACGTCGTCGAGGGTGATCTGCTCGAACCCGAGTCGCTGTCGCTGCCCGATGGGATCGACGCTGCCTACTACCTCGTTCACTCACTGGAGACCGGCACTTCCTTTGCGGACCGTGATCGGCGGGCCGCGGAAAACTTCGTCGAGGCCGCCGACGGAGCCGACATCGCCCGTACTATCTATCTCGGCGGACTCGGCGAGGCCGGCGACGAACTCTCGGAACATCTCAAGTCACGCCAGGAAGTCGAGGCTGTCCTCGACAGCGGTGATTTCGACCTCACGACGCTGCGAGCGGCGATCATCGTCGGTGACGGCAGTGCGAGCTTCCGGATGGTGCGCCAACTCGTCGACCGATTGCCGGTGATGATCGCACCCCGGTGGCTCCACACCGAGTGCCAACCCATCGCAATCGACGACGTGGTCGCGTACCTGGTTGGCGTGCTCGAACGGCCCGAAACGGCGGGCAACACCTACGAGATCGGTGGCCCCGAGATATTGACCTACCGGGACATGCTCGAAAAGACCGCGGAGATCCTCGGCAAGCGCCGGTACATCGTCCCGGTACCCGTTTTGACGCCGCGACTGTCCTCCTATTGGGTGGAGTTCGTCACTGACGTCCCGAAGGCGATCTCCCGGCCACTCATCCTGGGACTGAAAAACCCCGTCGTCGTCACCGATGCCAGCATCGAGGAGATTATCACTCTCGACAAAACCTCCTTCGAGGACGCCGTCCGGCGGGCGTTCGCCAGTGAGTCCGGCGAATGA
- a CDS encoding UPF0058 family protein: MRKQELVHLHGLLAEVRRYCEQDGHRQIDLSKYESLDTDEASIHQGRDQHRSAVFALAEALTEEFEDTQTVVMATE; this comes from the coding sequence ATGCGAAAACAGGAGCTCGTTCACCTGCATGGCCTCCTCGCGGAGGTACGCCGGTACTGTGAGCAGGACGGCCACCGTCAGATCGATCTCTCGAAATACGAGTCGCTGGACACGGACGAGGCCTCAATCCACCAGGGTAGAGACCAACATCGCTCGGCGGTTTTTGCACTGGCCGAAGCACTCACTGAGGAATTCGAAGACACACAGACAGTCGTGATGGCGACTGAGTGA
- a CDS encoding thioredoxin family protein, translated as MTTTSQYDATDPPERPVALDDGADLDALIETYDTVLVEFYTDGCGVCASMEPILGIVAHESDAVVGTINPRDDPPLVERFDVRSVPLLVVFRNGEPVERVADGFQPAEDVVALLESAR; from the coding sequence ATGACCACCACCAGCCAGTATGACGCCACAGACCCGCCCGAGCGGCCGGTCGCACTCGACGACGGTGCCGATCTCGACGCCCTGATCGAAACGTACGATACCGTTCTCGTCGAATTCTACACCGACGGTTGTGGGGTCTGTGCGTCAATGGAGCCGATCCTGGGGATCGTCGCCCACGAGAGCGACGCCGTGGTCGGGACGATCAACCCGCGCGACGATCCGCCGCTGGTCGAACGCTTCGACGTGCGCAGCGTCCCACTGTTGGTCGTGTTCCGGAACGGCGAACCAGTCGAGCGCGTCGCCGACGGCTTCCAGCCAGCCGAGGATGTCGTGGCGCTGCTCGAAAGCGCGAGATAA
- the mutS gene encoding DNA mismatch repair protein MutS — translation MDAALGPPAKMTDRREDLTPMLRQYVELTERYDDALVLFQSGDFYKAFCEAAEVLARICEVTLTEREDSTGTYAMTGVPIDNAESYIEQLLDAGYRVAIADQVEDPDEVSGVVERAVTRIITPGTLTEDELLGGAENNYVAALAADDGRFGVAVLDVSTGDFYATSTDDRETVRDELGRFSPAEGILGPDVPNLFDGACTVSPVEGTYFATDRAAERVGEYFGTPDRLLATDAEVRACGALLAYAEYARGGEAGRLDYLNHLTRYDPRAYMVLDAVALESLEIFERRSVTGGADLTLVDVIDETASALGRRRLTEWLRRPLIDRDRIEARHAAVGALVSELQTRERLHELLSDVYDLERLISRVSRSRADARDLRSLKDTLDVIPEIKAALDGIDAPLLTDLRDRLDEMDDVRGLIDDAIAADPPTEITEGGIISESYDDRLDELRATEREGKEWITDLEESERERTGIDSLKVGHNAVHGYYIEVTDANLDRVPGDYQRRQTLKNAERYYTPELKEHEDEILRAAGRADDLEYDLFVAVRDDVAAESERVQAVADAVATLDVLVGFATVAAERDYCCPSVDGDGIAIDGGRHPVVERTEDAFVPNDTDLDDDAFLAVITGPNMSGKSTYMRQVALIAILAQAGSFVPAESADLRIVDRVFTRVGASDDIAGGRSTFMVEMSELATILAQATDESLVLLDEVGRGTSTTDGLAIAQAVTEFIHDEVGATTLFATHHHELTDVAAALDSARNFHFRTEQAGEEVSFPYDIATGPAAASYGVEVAGVAGVPDPVVDRSRELLGDSTPDGREPGQEPDRTATERESETLGEPDRDDVVAELRSLSVAEMTPIQALNALADLQRQADRE, via the coding sequence ATGGACGCGGCCCTGGGACCGCCGGCGAAGATGACCGACCGGCGCGAGGATCTCACGCCGATGTTGCGCCAGTACGTCGAGTTGACCGAGCGCTACGACGACGCCCTGGTGCTGTTTCAGTCGGGTGACTTCTACAAGGCATTCTGCGAGGCCGCCGAGGTACTGGCCCGGATCTGTGAGGTGACGCTGACCGAACGCGAGGATTCGACCGGCACCTACGCGATGACGGGTGTGCCGATCGACAATGCCGAATCCTATATCGAGCAGTTACTGGACGCGGGCTACCGCGTGGCGATCGCCGACCAGGTCGAGGACCCCGACGAGGTCAGTGGCGTCGTCGAGCGCGCAGTCACGCGGATCATCACGCCAGGGACACTCACCGAGGACGAACTGCTCGGTGGTGCCGAGAACAATTACGTCGCCGCGCTGGCCGCTGACGATGGTCGATTTGGTGTGGCCGTCCTCGACGTTTCGACGGGGGACTTCTACGCGACCAGCACCGACGACCGGGAGACGGTCAGGGACGAACTCGGTCGATTCTCGCCCGCTGAGGGAATCCTCGGCCCCGACGTCCCGAACCTCTTCGATGGGGCGTGTACCGTCAGTCCCGTCGAGGGGACGTACTTCGCCACTGACCGGGCAGCCGAGCGCGTCGGCGAGTACTTCGGGACGCCTGATCGGCTCCTCGCGACCGATGCCGAGGTCCGGGCCTGTGGCGCGTTGCTGGCCTACGCCGAGTACGCCCGCGGGGGTGAAGCCGGTCGGCTGGACTACCTCAACCACCTCACACGATACGATCCGCGGGCGTACATGGTACTCGACGCGGTGGCGCTCGAAAGCCTAGAGATCTTCGAACGCCGGAGTGTCACCGGCGGCGCGGACCTGACGCTCGTGGACGTGATCGACGAGACGGCTTCTGCGCTCGGCCGTCGTCGGCTGACCGAATGGCTTCGCCGTCCGCTCATCGACCGCGACCGGATCGAGGCGAGACACGCGGCCGTGGGCGCGCTCGTCTCGGAGCTCCAAACCCGCGAACGGCTCCACGAGCTACTATCCGACGTCTACGACCTCGAGCGACTCATCTCACGCGTTTCCCGCTCGCGAGCCGACGCCCGTGACCTCCGCTCGTTGAAAGACACACTCGACGTGATCCCGGAGATCAAAGCGGCGTTGGACGGCATCGATGCCCCGCTGTTGACCGACCTTCGAGACCGTCTCGACGAGATGGACGACGTCCGCGGGTTGATCGACGACGCGATCGCGGCGGACCCACCGACCGAAATCACCGAGGGTGGGATCATCAGTGAGAGCTACGACGACCGACTCGACGAGTTGCGCGCGACCGAACGGGAGGGCAAGGAGTGGATCACCGACTTGGAGGAAAGCGAACGCGAGCGGACCGGCATCGACTCGTTGAAGGTCGGCCACAACGCCGTCCACGGCTACTACATCGAAGTGACCGACGCGAACCTCGATCGGGTCCCCGGGGATTACCAGCGCCGACAGACGCTGAAGAACGCCGAGCGCTACTACACGCCCGAACTCAAGGAGCACGAGGACGAGATTCTCCGGGCGGCGGGGCGGGCCGACGATCTGGAGTACGATCTGTTTGTCGCAGTGCGAGACGACGTCGCCGCCGAGTCCGAGCGCGTCCAGGCGGTCGCCGACGCCGTGGCGACTCTCGATGTCTTGGTCGGCTTTGCCACCGTCGCAGCCGAACGCGATTACTGCTGTCCCTCGGTCGACGGGGATGGCATTGCCATTGACGGAGGCCGCCATCCAGTCGTCGAGCGCACCGAGGACGCATTCGTCCCGAACGACACGGATCTCGATGATGACGCCTTCCTCGCGGTGATCACGGGGCCCAACATGAGTGGCAAGTCGACGTACATGCGCCAGGTCGCGCTGATCGCGATCCTCGCCCAGGCTGGGAGTTTCGTGCCCGCCGAATCGGCCGACCTGCGGATCGTCGACCGCGTGTTCACCCGCGTCGGCGCGAGTGACGACATCGCCGGCGGGCGCTCGACGTTCATGGTCGAGATGAGCGAACTCGCGACGATTCTGGCGCAAGCGACCGACGAATCACTGGTGCTGCTGGACGAAGTGGGCCGTGGCACCAGCACGACCGACGGCCTGGCGATCGCCCAGGCAGTGACGGAGTTCATCCACGACGAGGTCGGCGCGACGACGCTGTTCGCGACTCACCACCACGAATTGACTGACGTGGCAGCAGCACTGGATAGCGCACGGAATTTCCACTTCCGGACCGAACAGGCGGGCGAAGAGGTGTCGTTCCCCTACGACATCGCCACCGGGCCGGCAGCAGCCTCCTACGGTGTCGAGGTGGCCGGGGTGGCCGGCGTGCCGGACCCGGTCGTCGACCGCTCGCGAGAACTGCTCGGTGACAGTACCCCCGACGGCCGGGAACCGGGTCAAGAGCCCGATCGAACCGCGACGGAACGTGAAAGTGAAACGCTCGGGGAACCCGACCGAGACGATGTCGTCGCCGAACTCCGATCGCTTTCCGTCGCTGAGATGACGCCCATTCAGGCGCTGAACGCGTTGGCCGACTTACAGCGTCAGGCCGACCGGGAGTAG
- a CDS encoding AbrB/MazE/SpoVT family DNA-binding domain-containing protein yields the protein MSEATRVTEKGQATIPKELREKYDLEPGDEVVWLDTDDGIVVKKRTRTTGRGLLVPDETSEEKRTEISTELQQRLRNRRDRNYEDA from the coding sequence ATGAGCGAGGCCACGCGTGTTACGGAGAAGGGGCAGGCGACGATCCCGAAGGAACTCCGTGAGAAGTACGATCTCGAACCGGGCGACGAGGTCGTCTGGTTGGACACCGACGACGGCATCGTCGTCAAAAAGCGGACCCGCACAACCGGCCGCGGGCTGCTCGTCCCCGATGAGACTTCCGAGGAAAAACGCACGGAGATCTCCACGGAGCTACAGCAGCGTCTCCGCAATCGCCGCGACCGAAACTACGAGGACGCCTGA